One part of the Rutidosis leptorrhynchoides isolate AG116_Rl617_1_P2 chromosome 1, CSIRO_AGI_Rlap_v1, whole genome shotgun sequence genome encodes these proteins:
- the LOC139893628 gene encoding uncharacterized protein, translated as MDDPSYDLMKDDDDGGGVPLPKEREKEESKNKFRRFKAIQQTIQPNLPSQSANKGEEPPSVDPEEGPDDDETMNDTTATDLEYLIDSTQTELYAGSKMSSLEFLAKLTHIKVLNKWTNTTFDQLLELLKQSHPEDNIIPPSYYETKKWMKKIGLGYEAIHACKNDCCLFYMEYQDLENCPICKESRWKVELTTGKKVPNKVLRYFPITPRLKCLYSSRYTAKDMTWHATGRCTEESKMRHPVDRQAWKEIDKRYPDFARESRNVRLGLETDGFNPHGNLSTAYSMWPVILTVYNTPPWICMKESSLMLTLLIPGTKSPGKDIDVYLRPLVEELKSLWSVGVITRDSVTNTYFQMKAMLIWTINDYPAHSSLSGWSGQGYKACPTCNEDTSSMRVQNKISYFGARQNLEMDHPYRENTQFNGKVDHTPKPRKFNWKMIESQLKDILPVGNPGKNHKNTGEKRKYPSNYKSPHNWIKISIFRELEYWKHLPLQHNLDVMHIEKNVLEAILGSLLMNEKSKDTHNARVDLKKLGIREGLWLKPKTKGKKDGQFYKPLPKYSLKPEDKVRFCNFIKEVKLPDGFGSNFRNKVKDDNIMNMKSHDYHIMMQRLLPVGVNVFLDSTISTPIIQLCAFFKKILLES; from the exons ATGGATGATCCAAGCTATGatttgatgaaggatgatgatgatggtggtggtgtgcCATTGCCAAAAGAGAGGGAGAAGGAGGAGAGCAAAAATAAATTTAG GCGATTTAAAGCTATTCAACAAACAATCCAACCTAATCTTCCATCCCAAAGTGCAAACAAg GGGGAAGAACCCCCTAGTGTTGATCCGGAGGAAGGACCGGATGACGATGAGACTATGAATGACACGACCGCAACTGATCTGGAGTATTTAATTGACTCCACCCAAACCGAGCTATATGCTGGTAGCAAGATGTCCTCGTTAGAGTTTTTAGCCAAGTTAACACACATTAAGGTCTTGAATAAATGGACAAATACTACATTTGACCAATTGTTAGAATTACTCAAACAATCACATCCTGAAGATAACATAATTCCGCCATCATATTACGAAACTAAGAAGTGGATGAAAAAGATCGGTTTAGGGTATGAAGCGATACATGCTTGTAAGAATGATTGTTGTTTGTTTTATATGGAATACCAAGATTTAGAAAATTGTCCAATATGTAAGGAGAGTAGATGGAAAGTTGAACTCACAACAGGGAAGAAAGTTCCTAATAAAGTTTTGCGTTATTTTCCTATAACTCCACGACTAAAATGTTTGTACAGTTCCAGATACACTGCAAAGGATATGACCTGGCATGCTACTGGACGGTGCACGGAAGAGAGTAAGATGCGTCATCCGGTAGATCGTCAAGCGTGGAAAGAAATTGACAAAAGATATCCAGATTTTGCACGTGAATCCAGAAACGTTCGACTAGGGTTGGAGACTGATGGTTTTAATCCACACGGCAACTTGTCTACTGCTTACAGCATGTGGCCAGTAATATTGACGGTGTACAATACGCCGCCGTGGATATGTATGAAAGAAAGTTCTCTCATGTTGACTTTGTTAATTCCTGGTACAAAATCACCAGGAAAAGATATTGATGTTTACTTGAGGCCTTTAGTTGAAGAATTGAAGAGTTTATGGTCCGTAGGAGTTATTACGAGAGACTCGGTTACAAACACATATTTTCAAATGAAAGCAATGCTTATTTGGACCATAAACGATTATCCTGCACATAGTAGTTTGTCTGGTTGGAGTGGCCAAGGCTATAAAGCATGCCCTACATGTAACGAGGACACTTCTTCAATGCGTGTTCAAAACAAAATTTCTTATTTTGGCGCTAGACAGAACCTAGAAATGGATCACCCTTACAGAGAAAACACTCAATTCAATGGTAAGGTTGATCATACCCCTAAACCTAGAAAGTTCAACTGGAAAATGATTGAAAGCCAACTTAAAGATATACTGCCCGTTGGTAATCCCGGGAAAAATCATAAGAATACTGGTGAAAAAAGAAAATATCCCTCTAATTATAAGTCTCCTCACAACTGGATTAAAATTTCCATTTTTCGAGAACTAGAATATTGGAAACATCTTCCACTGCAACACAACTTGGATGTCATGCATATCGAAAAGAATGTTTTGGAGGCTATTTTGGGTTCCTTATTAATGAACGAAAAATCCAAAGACACTCACAATGCACGAGTTGACTTGAAAAAATTGGGAATTCGAGAAGGGTTGTGGCTCAAACCTAAGACCAAAGGTAAAAAAGACGGGCAATTTTACAAACCTCTTCCCAAATACTCGTTAAAACCCGAAGACAAGGTacgtttttgtaattttattaaagAAGTTAAACTTCCAGACGGGTTTGGATCAAACTTCAGGAATAAAGTGAAGGATGATAACATAATGAACATGAAGTCTCATGATTATCATATCATGATGCAACGATTATTACCGGTCGGAGTTAACGTGTTTTTGGACTCAACTATCTCTACACCAATAATACAGTTATGCGCATTCTTTAAGAAAATTTTGCTCGAGAGTTAA